From Kineosporia corallincola, one genomic window encodes:
- a CDS encoding LLM class F420-dependent oxidoreductase, with protein sequence MRIGLQVPKFTWDGGPAELGRTFGRIARDADQAGLSSFWVMDHFFQIFGRPDLDMLEGYTALAYAAALTEKITLGTLVTGVTYRHPGLLVKTVTTLDVLSGGRAWLGIGAAWNEDEHRGLGVPFPSTAERFERLEETLRIAHRMWDGDESPFEGEHYRLERPLNVPQALSRPHPRILVGGGGEKKTLRLLARYGDACNLFDGPDKSVIPHKLAVLRGHCDDIGRDYAEIHKTVLSNLYLTREGTAGGSAGESPAQAVERLARLAELGVDEVIVNSRVVATPGVFDLFAEVAQGLEGVVPAGR encoded by the coding sequence ATGCGCATCGGACTTCAGGTACCCAAGTTCACCTGGGACGGCGGACCGGCCGAGCTCGGCCGGACGTTCGGCCGGATCGCCCGCGACGCCGACCAGGCCGGCCTGTCCAGCTTCTGGGTGATGGATCACTTCTTCCAGATCTTCGGCCGCCCCGACCTGGACATGCTGGAGGGCTACACGGCGCTGGCCTACGCCGCGGCCCTCACCGAGAAGATCACCCTGGGAACGCTCGTCACCGGCGTCACCTACCGGCATCCCGGTCTGCTGGTGAAGACCGTCACCACCCTCGACGTGCTCTCCGGCGGCCGTGCCTGGCTGGGCATCGGCGCGGCCTGGAACGAGGACGAGCACCGCGGTCTCGGCGTTCCCTTCCCCTCCACCGCCGAGCGGTTCGAGCGGCTGGAGGAGACGCTGCGCATCGCGCACCGGATGTGGGACGGTGACGAGAGCCCGTTCGAGGGAGAGCACTACCGGCTGGAACGCCCGCTGAACGTGCCGCAGGCCCTGTCCCGCCCGCACCCGCGGATCCTGGTCGGCGGCGGGGGCGAGAAGAAGACGCTGCGGCTGCTGGCGCGGTACGGCGACGCCTGCAACCTGTTCGACGGCCCGGACAAGAGTGTGATTCCACACAAACTCGCGGTGCTGCGGGGGCACTGCGACGACATCGGGCGGGACTACGCCGAGATCCACAAGACCGTGCTGAGCAACCTGTACCTGACCCGCGAGGGCACGGCCGGTGGTTCAGCCGGTGAGAGTCCGGCCCAGGCCGTCGAGCGGCTGGCCCGGCTCGCCGAGCTGGGGGTCGACGAGGTGATCGTGAACAGCCGGGTGGTGGCCACGCCCGGCGTCTTCGACCTGTTCGCCGAGGTGGCGCAGGGGCTGGAGGGTGTGGTTCCGGCCGGTCGCTGA
- a CDS encoding putative bifunctional diguanylate cyclase/phosphodiesterase gives MRETPKDAAARPMPIGVPLVGLLILAVLAGVPQAQPWLLVSGTWVAVGATLGGMAWYRPAERVAWWLVAGMLLMWGLAGLVDPLVPASEPVRTTAYAALVVAGQLFAFAVGIRLYWIRRHGDPAVRKPLRRGFFPGADEEFGRPHDRVSRYADRLLLVGVLGLVLAQVVTSVQAQPERMSTAPVLTSALDVILGGLLLRFLLSRERMPRALLLTVFGALGIIAGAILLSTARGEQFYVTAGYVSLTVAVGLFVWAPLDPSMRSAFTRAALSCRRSESGRLLGLIPLAVMPVLLYVLGPQDGGRLPALVYLLTGLLLAVVALVRGAAAVLDNERLAVRDWYTGLLNRRGLVLAYRRVDASPERPWQLAQLDLDDFKQINDTFGHYAGDELLVQVARRLRGAVGADGIIGRTGGDEFVLILPPGHASVEQTVEQVFAEPFTVSGNAMPVRASTGVTAISCPRRDEAEVFTEVDIAVYAAKAAGKNTVTVYDPKHREQVLGRQTLLADLRRTMDGDTTAGTLEVYYQPLVELGTGAVTGCEALIRWRHAERGMIRPDDFLGLAETSGLAGDLDRWVLHEALAQVAQWEAEGIGSIYVSTNLGRTSMLDPHLAEVTLEYLRRTGVRPQQLHLEITEHDELPPEAGALTLALLTEAGVRVSLDDFGIGYTSLDYLHRYPVRQLKLDRSITSNLQTAASSPLLEGIVALARSLQVDVVAEGIETEPQRERLAGLGIAYGQGYHLCRPQPAASMTALLRAAGPARRLTVVPENAVPA, from the coding sequence ATGAGGGAGACGCCGAAAGACGCCGCCGCCCGGCCGATGCCGATCGGCGTCCCCCTCGTCGGGTTGCTCATACTGGCGGTTCTCGCCGGGGTCCCGCAGGCCCAGCCGTGGTTGCTGGTGTCCGGGACATGGGTGGCCGTGGGCGCGACGCTCGGCGGCATGGCGTGGTACCGCCCGGCCGAGCGGGTCGCCTGGTGGCTGGTTGCGGGAATGCTGTTGATGTGGGGCCTCGCGGGTCTGGTCGACCCGCTGGTCCCGGCCTCGGAGCCGGTCAGGACGACGGCTTACGCGGCACTCGTGGTGGCCGGGCAGCTGTTCGCGTTCGCCGTCGGCATCCGGCTGTACTGGATCCGGCGGCACGGGGACCCCGCGGTGAGAAAACCGCTGCGGCGCGGGTTCTTCCCCGGGGCCGACGAGGAGTTCGGCAGGCCGCACGACCGGGTGTCCCGGTACGCGGACCGCCTTCTCCTCGTCGGCGTGCTCGGCCTGGTGCTGGCCCAGGTGGTGACCAGCGTGCAGGCGCAGCCCGAGCGGATGTCCACCGCACCGGTGCTGACCTCGGCCCTCGACGTGATCCTCGGCGGCCTGCTGCTGCGGTTCCTGCTCTCCCGGGAACGGATGCCCCGCGCCCTGCTGCTGACCGTGTTCGGCGCCCTCGGCATCATCGCCGGCGCGATCCTCCTGTCCACCGCCCGGGGCGAACAGTTCTACGTCACGGCCGGTTACGTCAGCCTGACGGTGGCCGTCGGCCTGTTCGTCTGGGCCCCGCTCGACCCGTCGATGCGCTCGGCCTTCACCCGGGCCGCCCTGAGCTGCCGCCGCTCCGAGTCGGGACGGCTGCTCGGCCTGATCCCGCTGGCCGTGATGCCGGTGCTGCTCTATGTGCTGGGCCCGCAGGACGGCGGCCGGTTGCCGGCCCTGGTCTATCTGCTGACCGGGCTGCTGCTGGCTGTGGTCGCGCTGGTGCGTGGTGCGGCAGCGGTTCTCGACAACGAGCGGCTGGCGGTGCGCGACTGGTACACCGGCCTGCTGAACCGGCGCGGGCTGGTGCTGGCCTACCGTCGTGTGGACGCCTCGCCGGAGCGGCCCTGGCAACTGGCTCAGCTGGACCTCGACGACTTCAAGCAGATCAACGACACCTTCGGGCACTACGCCGGCGACGAGCTGCTGGTGCAGGTGGCCCGGCGGCTGCGCGGTGCGGTGGGCGCCGACGGCATCATCGGGCGCACCGGCGGTGACGAGTTCGTGCTGATCCTGCCGCCCGGGCACGCCTCGGTGGAGCAGACCGTGGAGCAGGTGTTCGCCGAGCCGTTCACCGTGTCGGGCAACGCGATGCCGGTGCGGGCCAGCACCGGGGTCACCGCGATCAGCTGCCCCCGTCGTGACGAGGCCGAAGTGTTCACCGAGGTCGACATCGCGGTGTACGCGGCCAAGGCCGCGGGCAAGAACACCGTGACGGTCTACGACCCGAAGCACCGGGAGCAGGTGCTCGGCCGGCAGACGCTGCTCGCCGACCTGCGGCGGACCATGGACGGCGACACCACCGCGGGCACCCTGGAGGTGTATTACCAGCCCTTGGTCGAGCTCGGCACCGGAGCGGTCACCGGGTGCGAGGCGCTGATCCGCTGGCGGCACGCCGAACGCGGGATGATCCGCCCCGACGACTTCCTGGGTCTGGCCGAGACCTCCGGCCTGGCGGGCGATCTCGACCGCTGGGTGCTGCACGAGGCCCTGGCCCAGGTGGCGCAGTGGGAGGCCGAGGGGATCGGCTCGATCTACGTCAGCACCAACCTCGGTCGCACCAGCATGCTCGACCCGCACCTGGCCGAGGTCACGCTGGAGTACCTGCGGCGCACCGGGGTGCGCCCGCAGCAGCTGCACCTGGAGATCACCGAGCACGACGAGCTGCCCCCGGAGGCCGGCGCGCTCACCCTGGCCCTGCTCACCGAGGCCGGGGTGCGGGTCAGCCTGGACGACTTCGGCATCGGCTACACCTCGCTGGACTACCTGCACCGCTATCCGGTGCGCCAGCTCAAGCTGGACCGGTCGATCACCAGCAACCTCCAGACCGCCGCGTCGTCCCCGCTTCTGGAGGGCATCGTG
- a CDS encoding heme o synthase: MTAVEPRPAPPSGLVAPPTHVPTVPALRAAFPELTGESELFLVRAKGSHKLRRSVKAYVALTKPRIIELLLVTTVPAMMLAERGVPSLWLVLATLFGGSLAAGSANALNMYIDRDIDAEMKRTGNRPLVTGEVSPRGALTFGLALGAIATLVLAVTVNVLSALLGLAAILLYVVGYTMILKRRTPQNIVWGGVAGCLPTLIGWSAVTNSLDWAPFILFGIVFLWTPPHYWPLSIKYREDYAKAGVPMLPVVADPVNVARQIIIYSWAMVLWSFLLIPAADTGWLYTIGAGVTGAYFLYEAHRLYGRAKRQEAELKPMRLFHGSITYLTVLFLVVAIDPLLHF, translated from the coding sequence GTGACTGCTGTCGAACCTCGCCCGGCGCCGCCCTCGGGGCTGGTGGCGCCGCCCACACACGTCCCGACGGTGCCCGCGCTGAGGGCGGCCTTTCCCGAACTGACCGGTGAGAGCGAGCTCTTCCTGGTCCGGGCCAAGGGATCGCACAAGCTGCGCCGGTCGGTGAAGGCGTACGTCGCGCTGACGAAGCCCCGCATCATCGAGCTGCTGCTGGTCACCACCGTGCCGGCGATGATGCTGGCCGAGCGGGGCGTCCCCTCGCTCTGGCTCGTGCTCGCGACCCTCTTCGGCGGCTCGCTGGCCGCCGGCAGCGCCAACGCCCTGAACATGTACATCGACCGCGACATCGACGCGGAGATGAAGCGCACCGGAAACCGGCCGCTGGTCACCGGCGAGGTCAGCCCTCGCGGCGCCCTCACGTTCGGGCTGGCCCTGGGCGCGATCGCCACGCTGGTGCTGGCCGTCACGGTGAACGTGCTGTCGGCGCTGCTGGGGCTCGCCGCGATCCTGCTGTACGTGGTCGGCTACACGATGATCCTGAAACGCCGCACCCCGCAGAACATCGTGTGGGGCGGCGTCGCGGGTTGCCTGCCCACGCTGATCGGCTGGTCGGCCGTCACCAACAGCCTGGACTGGGCGCCGTTCATCCTGTTCGGCATCGTGTTCCTCTGGACGCCGCCGCACTACTGGCCGCTGTCCATCAAGTACCGCGAGGACTACGCCAAGGCCGGTGTGCCGATGCTGCCCGTGGTGGCCGACCCGGTGAACGTGGCCCGGCAGATCATCATCTACTCCTGGGCCATGGTGCTCTGGTCGTTCCTGCTGATCCCGGCCGCCGACACCGGCTGGCTCTACACGATCGGCGCGGGCGTCACCGGTGCCTACTTCCTCTACGAGGCGCACCGGCTGTACGGCCGGGCGAAGCGGCAGGAGGCCGAGCTCAAGCCGATGCGGCTGTTCCACGGCTCGATCACCTATCTCACGGTGCTGTTCCTGGTCGTCGCGATCGACCCGCTGCTGCACTTCTGA